From the genome of Armatimonadota bacterium, one region includes:
- a CDS encoding helix-turn-helix transcriptional regulator: protein MDNENRSPDCQEEAVIGLTKREIEVLQLVLEGKSSKEVAAILCCSKRTVDFHLARIYDKLNVSNRVQAMRRCAGLGLIPMGGNGGNGREEVG from the coding sequence ATGGACAATGAAAACAGGTCGCCGGATTGTCAAGAAGAAGCGGTAATCGGGCTTACAAAACGCGAAATTGAGGTTCTGCAACTCGTTCTTGAGGGCAAGTCAAGTAAAGAAGTAGCCGCCATTCTCTGCTGTAGCAAGCGAACTGTTGACTTCCACCTTGCGCGAATATACGATAAGTTGAACGTTTCAAATAGGGTTCAGGCGATGCGCCGCTGTGCGGGGCTTGGCTTGATACCCATGGGCGGCAATGGTGGAAACGGACGAGAAGAAGTAGGTTGA
- a CDS encoding CPBP family intramembrane metalloprotease → MARDKFASAVTAIVGASVIGILYWYNRQSPVDEKYLITNIGALFWVPILIVMLFLRQEPSSFGFTPGDIGRGIRYSITLFVAVLPFLIIASRMHQFQSYYPLQPRMVYDSVYFGYFELAYGIYLFCWEFFFRGFLLFGLSRTIGFWAVFVQAATFGIMHMGKPAPEVAASFVAGVALGVVALRSRSFLPCFLVHWASAVLFDVLIIMGKKGSFF, encoded by the coding sequence ATGGCTCGGGACAAGTTCGCATCTGCAGTAACGGCAATAGTTGGCGCTTCGGTTATTGGCATTTTATATTGGTATAACAGACAATCACCGGTAGACGAAAAGTACCTGATAACAAATATCGGTGCATTGTTTTGGGTGCCAATTTTGATTGTTATGCTCTTTTTGCGCCAAGAGCCATCTTCGTTTGGGTTTACGCCCGGAGATATTGGCCGTGGTATTCGCTATTCGATTACTCTTTTTGTAGCGGTATTGCCTTTCCTCATAATTGCGTCAAGAATGCATCAATTTCAATCATACTATCCGCTTCAGCCACGTATGGTTTATGATTCAGTGTATTTTGGTTACTTTGAGCTTGCATATGGGATATATCTATTTTGCTGGGAATTTTTCTTCCGGGGATTTCTGCTTTTCGGCCTTTCTAGGACTATTGGTTTCTGGGCAGTGTTTGTGCAAGCCGCTACTTTTGGTATTATGCATATGGGGAAGCCTGCGCCTGAGGTGGCAGCTTCTTTTGTTGCCGGGGTGGCGCTTGGAGTAGTTGCCCTCAGGTCAAGATCGTTTTTACCGTGTTTCCTAGTCCACTGGGCTAGCGCAGTTCTTTTTGACGTGCTAATCATCATGGGTAAAAAAGGAAGCTTTTTCTAG
- a CDS encoding STAS domain-containing protein, with translation MKNANLKTSVENVSEVPVLKVAGEIDLYTSPDFKSAIISIIDSGAKDIIIDLTDVSYMDSGGFGVLLGAVRKVKPLGGSINLVGCGENIRRILSITRLDTIFKLFESVDEAVKAIKG, from the coding sequence GTGAAAAATGCAAATTTAAAAACCAGCGTCGAAAATGTATCAGAAGTTCCAGTATTAAAAGTAGCCGGAGAGATAGACCTTTACACCTCGCCTGATTTTAAATCTGCTATCATTTCGATAATAGATTCAGGAGCAAAAGATATTATTATTGATCTTACGGATGTTAGCTACATGGACAGCGGCGGCTTTGGAGTACTTCTTGGAGCCGTTCGCAAAGTCAAGCCACTTGGCGGAAGCATAAATCTTGTGGGGTGCGGTGAAAACATCCGTCGAATATTGAGCATTACCCGGCTTGATACAATATTCAAGTTGTTTGAAAGCGTGGACGAAGCTGTAAAAGCGATAAAGGGTTAG
- the lexA gene encoding transcriptional repressor LexA, whose protein sequence is MAKQLTERQKIVLDFLTKYVQKHGYPPSIREICAGVGIKSLRGVTVHLEALERKGYIRREQTSRSITILRQPKVKEEDAYIRLPLIGAIAAGEPLLAVENIEGELPVPRAMLRNTENAFLLRVKGDSMIEEHIMPGDLVVIRPQQTAENGDLVAVLIGEEATVKRLRSENGEITLLPANPAYEPIPLRGKDYRIIGKAIALLRSY, encoded by the coding sequence ATGGCTAAGCAATTGACCGAACGGCAGAAAATCGTCCTAGATTTTTTGACCAAATATGTCCAGAAACACGGATATCCGCCATCCATACGCGAGATTTGTGCAGGAGTCGGCATTAAGAGCCTAAGAGGTGTAACCGTTCATTTAGAGGCTTTAGAACGAAAAGGTTATATAAGGCGAGAACAAACATCTCGAAGCATCACAATCTTACGACAGCCCAAAGTAAAGGAAGAAGATGCATACATTCGCCTGCCTTTGATAGGAGCGATAGCAGCAGGAGAACCATTGCTTGCTGTTGAGAACATCGAAGGGGAGCTGCCAGTTCCGCGGGCGATGCTAAGGAATACTGAAAATGCATTCCTCCTGAGGGTCAAAGGAGACAGCATGATTGAGGAGCATATAATGCCAGGTGACCTAGTAGTTATTCGTCCCCAACAGACTGCCGAAAATGGCGATCTCGTTGCTGTGCTTATCGGCGAAGAGGCAACAGTAAAGCGTTTGCGCTCCGAAAACGGAGAAATTACCCTCCTCCCCGCAAACCCAGCTTATGAGCCAATACCTCTTCGCGGCAAAGATTACAGGATAATTGGCAAAGCCATCGCCTTGCTAAGGAGCTACTAA